The Molothrus aeneus isolate 106 chromosome 31, BPBGC_Maene_1.0, whole genome shotgun sequence genome includes a window with the following:
- the SCAMP3 gene encoding secretory carrier-associated membrane protein 3, whose product MAQRGGPAVLPDNPFQDPAALQARPGAVLDGYNPFESDAPPPPFQTPSVAPPPPVPAAAQPPRKASPTEPRNYGSYGSQASAAAATAELLKRQEELNRKAEELDRRERELQNAALGGSQTRLNNWPPLPSFCPVKPCFYQDIPVEIPADFQKTVTTMYYLWMASTIALFLNFLSSLAWFCVDPTAGSGFGLSILWALLYTPCSFVCWYRPMYKAFRSDSSFNFFVFFFVFFAQNVMYVLQAIGIPNWGFSGWILSLIALRTNTAVAVMMILVSLSFTAVAVLGIIMLKKIHSLYRRTGASFQKAQEEFAAGVFSNQAVRTAAANAAAGAATNAFRAP is encoded by the exons ATGGCCCAGCGCGGCGGCCCCGCGGTGCTCCCGGACAACCCCTTCCAGGACCCCGCGGCGCTgcaggcccggcccggcgctgTGCTGGATGGCTACAACCCCTTCGAGAGCGACGCG CCACCGCCGCCCTTCCAGACCCCTTCGGtagcgccgccgcccccggtACCGGCGGCCGCGCAGCCCCCGCGGAAGGCGAGTCCCACCGAGCCCCGCAACTACGGCTCCTACGGCTCGCAG GCctcggccgccgccgccacggCGGAGCTGCTGAAGCGGCAGGAGGAGCTCAACCGGAAAGCGGAGGAGCTGGACCGGCGGGAGCGGGAGCTGCAGAACGCGGCCCTCGGCGGTTCCCAGA CGAGGCTCAACAACTGGCCCCCGCTGCCGTCCTTCTGCCCGGTGAAGCCGTGCTTCTACCAGGACATCCCCGTGGAGATCCCTGCTGACTTCCAGAAAACAGTTACAACCATGTACTACCTCTGGATGG CCAGCACCATTGCTCTGTTCCTGAACTTCCTGTCCTCGCTCGCCTGGTTCTGCGTGGATCCCACAGCCGGCTCTGGGTTTGGCCTCTCCatcctctgggctctgctctacACGCCCTGTTCCTTTGTTTGCTGGTACCGGCCCATGTACAAAGCCTTCAG GAGCGACAGTTCCTTCAActtctttgtcttcttcttcGTCTTCTTTGCCCAGAACGTGATGTATGTGCTGCAGGCCATTGGCATCCCAAACTGGGGATTCAG TGGCTGGATCCTGAGCCTGATAGCACTGCGGACTAACACGGCTGTGGCCGTGATGATGATCCTGGTGTCCTTGTCCTTCAcggcagtggctgtgctggggatcaTCATGCTGAAAAAG atCCACTCCCTGTACCGCCGCACGGGTGCCAGCTTCCAGAAGGCGCAGGAGGAGTTTGCAGCCGGGGTTTTCTCCAACCAGGCTGTGCGCACGGCTGCGGCCAACGCCGCCGCGGGCGCGGCCACCAACGCCTTCCGTGCCCCGTAG
- the ENTREP3 gene encoding protein ENTREP3 isoform X1: MPSPTDSSRSLTGRSSRSLTHLRLQRTWLQVLLVLALVQAILGVLIVTFSLVAATITPSTKIRHSCPSWAGFSLALSGLVGIVSWKRPLTLVIAFFTLLSVLGVMLSLAGSILSCQNAQLVKTLEACERERDTCVCCQARSEPPPASCSQQSEQLTMFPNANCRSIRVALKDLLFSVCGLTIFSTIICMLSAVVCCIQIFSLDIVHVLVPQRSSSVTLECTSPPDTFLQSMMDFEEFVPPVPPPPYYPPEYTCSSETDAQSITYNGSMDSPVPLYPTDFPPSYETVMGLRGDSQATLFDSQLTEGSHACTCDRVPSIVLSGEVSMDSGSLIMSEIMDIPGDSSPSEDSCLLELQGSMRSVDYVLFRSIQRSRADYCLSVDCVQCSHHARSPTLALQGPFEEMPQPRVRGERSYSCSTAEPGPDGGVLVGGAVTHSCNRLVGPVRCAGPCFPEVRLKDKGSSLQGRGGGRHTDTATAGRPRRNSETSCPSSPAPGLAPRPLLRSHSDPGVPMAGRAADFREVLYTKALEDTVSDSSADTGLCSEACLLHRSHCDSPPLLRAGSVGKNKLPPSKKVPQQLSKTATRSLGDLKGYRGTRGLVARFLQRPKRSMEVSGHSFHGHKQVPWSAWPGAERPHEGIHLQSCGDLSSTSSLRRLLSSRRLEHGRPRSLSGACKESAL; encoded by the exons ATGCCCTCCCCCACGGACTCCAGCCGCTCGCTGACCGGCCGCAGCTCCCGCAGCCTCACCCACCTCCGCCTCCAGCGCACCTGGCTGCAGGTCCTGCTGGTCCTGGCTCTCGTGCAAGCCATCCTGGGCGTCCTCATCGTCACCTTCAGCCTGGTGGCGGCCACCATCACCCCCTCCACCAAAATCCGGCACTCCTGCCCGTCCTGGGCCGGCTTCTCG ctggcactgtccGGGCTGGTCGGCATCGTCTCCTGGAAGCGGCCGCTCACCCTGGTG ATCGCCTTCTTCACGCTGCTCTCGGTGCTGGGCGTCATGCTGAGCCTCGCCGGCTCCATCCTGTCGTGCCAGAACGCGCAGCTGGTGAAGACCCTGGAGGCCTGCGAGAGG GAGAGGGACACGTGTGTCTGCTGCCAGGCCCGCTCGGAGCCCCCGCCcgcctcctgcagccagcagagcgAGCAGCTGACCATGTTCCCCAACGCCAACTGCCGGAGCATCCGTGTGGCACTCAag GATCTCCTCTTCAGTGTCTGTGGCTTGACCATCTTCTCCACCATCATCTGCATGCTCTCTGCTGTCGTCTGCTGCATCCAGATCTTCTCCCTTGACATCGTCCATGTG ctggtcCCACAGCGCTCGAGCTCTGTGACATTGGAATGTACGTCCCCACCTGACACCTTCCTGCAGAGCATGATGGACTTCGAGGAGTTTGTgcctccagtgccacctccccCCTACTACCCACCTGAGTacacctgcagctctgagacGGATGCACAGAG CATCACCTACAATGGCTCCATGGACAGCCCCGTGCCCCTCTACCCAACCGATTTCCCCCCATCATACGAGACTGTGATGGGGCTGCGGGGAGACAGCCag GCCACCCTGTTCGACTCACAGCTGACAGAGGGCTCCCACGCCTGCACCTGCGACCGCGTCCCCTCCATCGTGCTCAGCGGGGAAG TCTCCATGGACAGCGGGTCCCTGATCATGTCCGAGATCATGGACATCCCCGGGGACAGCAGCCCCTCGGAGGACTCgtgcctgctggagctgcagggctccatGCGCTCCGTGGATTACGTCCTGTTCCGCTCCATCCAGCGCAGCCGCGCCGATTACTGCCTGAGCGTGGACTGCGTGCAGTGCAGCCACCACGCCCGCAGCCCCAcgctggccctgcagggcccctTCGAGGAGATGCCCCAGCCCCGCGTGCGGGGCGAGCGCTCCTATTCCTGCTCCACCGCGGAGCCCGGCCCCGACGGCGGCGTCCTGGTGGGGGGAGCCGTCACCCACAGCTGCAACCGGCTGGTGGGGCCGGTGCGCTGTGCCGGGCCCTGCTTCCCCGAGGTGCGCCTCAAGGACAAGGGCTCCTCGCTGCAGGGACGCGGGGGTGGCCGCCACACGGACACCGCCACCGCCGGCCGCCCCCGGCGCAACAGCGAGACCTCGTGCCCTTCgtccccagccccggggctggccCCGCGCCCGCTGCTGAGGTCCCACAGTGACCCCGGCGTCCCCATGGCCGGCCGTGCTG cagattTCAGGGAAGTACTTTATACCAAAGCACTGGAGGACACCGTGTCTGACTCCTCCGCTGATACAG ggctgtgctccgAGGCCTGCCTGCTCCACCGTTCCCACTGTGACTCCCCGCCGCTGCTCCGGGCTGGCTCTGTGGGGAAGAACAAGCTGCCACCCTCCAAGAaggtgccacagcagctgtcAAAGACAGCCACCCGCTCCCTGGGGGACCTCAAGGGCTACCGGGGCACCCGTGGGCTGGTGGCCAGGTTCCTGCAGAGACCCAAGCGCAGCATGGAGGTGTCTGGGCACAGCTTCCATGGGCACAAACAG GTTCCCTGGAGTGCCTGGCCAGGTGCAGAGCGGCCCCACGAAGGGatccacctgcagagctgcggGGACCTGAGCTCCACCTCGTCCCTGCGGCGGCTCCTGTCCTCGCGCCGCCTGGAGCACGGCCGCCCGCGGAGCCTCAGCGGGGCCTGCAAGGAGAGCGCGCTCTGA
- the ENTREP3 gene encoding protein ENTREP3 isoform X2: MPSPTDSSRSLTGRSSRSLTHLRLQRTWLQVLLVLALVQAILGVLIVTFSLVAATITPSTKIRHSCPSWAGFSLALSGLVGIVSWKRPLTLVIAFFTLLSVLGVMLSLAGSILSCQNAQLVKTLEACERERDTCVCCQARSEPPPASCSQQSEQLTMFPNANCRSIRVALKDLLFSVCGLTIFSTIICMLSAVVCCIQIFSLDIVHVLVPQRSSSVTLECTSPPDTFLQSMMDFEEFVPPVPPPPYYPPEYTCSSETDAQSITYNGSMDSPVPLYPTDFPPSYETVMGLRGDSQATLFDSQLTEGSHACTCDRVPSIVLSGEVSMDSGSLIMSEIMDIPGDSSPSEDSCLLELQGSMRSVDYVLFRSIQRSRADYCLSVDCVQCSHHARSPTLALQGPFEEMPQPRVRGERSYSCSTAEPGPDGGVLVGGAVTHSCNRLVGPVRCAGPCFPEVRLKDKGSSLQGRGGGRHTDTATAGRPRRNSETSCPSSPAPGLAPRPLLRSHSDPGVPMAGRADFREVLYTKALEDTVSDSSADTGLCSEACLLHRSHCDSPPLLRAGSVGKNKLPPSKKVPQQLSKTATRSLGDLKGYRGTRGLVARFLQRPKRSMEVSGHSFHGHKQVPWSAWPGAERPHEGIHLQSCGDLSSTSSLRRLLSSRRLEHGRPRSLSGACKESAL; encoded by the exons ATGCCCTCCCCCACGGACTCCAGCCGCTCGCTGACCGGCCGCAGCTCCCGCAGCCTCACCCACCTCCGCCTCCAGCGCACCTGGCTGCAGGTCCTGCTGGTCCTGGCTCTCGTGCAAGCCATCCTGGGCGTCCTCATCGTCACCTTCAGCCTGGTGGCGGCCACCATCACCCCCTCCACCAAAATCCGGCACTCCTGCCCGTCCTGGGCCGGCTTCTCG ctggcactgtccGGGCTGGTCGGCATCGTCTCCTGGAAGCGGCCGCTCACCCTGGTG ATCGCCTTCTTCACGCTGCTCTCGGTGCTGGGCGTCATGCTGAGCCTCGCCGGCTCCATCCTGTCGTGCCAGAACGCGCAGCTGGTGAAGACCCTGGAGGCCTGCGAGAGG GAGAGGGACACGTGTGTCTGCTGCCAGGCCCGCTCGGAGCCCCCGCCcgcctcctgcagccagcagagcgAGCAGCTGACCATGTTCCCCAACGCCAACTGCCGGAGCATCCGTGTGGCACTCAag GATCTCCTCTTCAGTGTCTGTGGCTTGACCATCTTCTCCACCATCATCTGCATGCTCTCTGCTGTCGTCTGCTGCATCCAGATCTTCTCCCTTGACATCGTCCATGTG ctggtcCCACAGCGCTCGAGCTCTGTGACATTGGAATGTACGTCCCCACCTGACACCTTCCTGCAGAGCATGATGGACTTCGAGGAGTTTGTgcctccagtgccacctccccCCTACTACCCACCTGAGTacacctgcagctctgagacGGATGCACAGAG CATCACCTACAATGGCTCCATGGACAGCCCCGTGCCCCTCTACCCAACCGATTTCCCCCCATCATACGAGACTGTGATGGGGCTGCGGGGAGACAGCCag GCCACCCTGTTCGACTCACAGCTGACAGAGGGCTCCCACGCCTGCACCTGCGACCGCGTCCCCTCCATCGTGCTCAGCGGGGAAG TCTCCATGGACAGCGGGTCCCTGATCATGTCCGAGATCATGGACATCCCCGGGGACAGCAGCCCCTCGGAGGACTCgtgcctgctggagctgcagggctccatGCGCTCCGTGGATTACGTCCTGTTCCGCTCCATCCAGCGCAGCCGCGCCGATTACTGCCTGAGCGTGGACTGCGTGCAGTGCAGCCACCACGCCCGCAGCCCCAcgctggccctgcagggcccctTCGAGGAGATGCCCCAGCCCCGCGTGCGGGGCGAGCGCTCCTATTCCTGCTCCACCGCGGAGCCCGGCCCCGACGGCGGCGTCCTGGTGGGGGGAGCCGTCACCCACAGCTGCAACCGGCTGGTGGGGCCGGTGCGCTGTGCCGGGCCCTGCTTCCCCGAGGTGCGCCTCAAGGACAAGGGCTCCTCGCTGCAGGGACGCGGGGGTGGCCGCCACACGGACACCGCCACCGCCGGCCGCCCCCGGCGCAACAGCGAGACCTCGTGCCCTTCgtccccagccccggggctggccCCGCGCCCGCTGCTGAGGTCCCACAGTGACCCCGGCGTCCCCATGGCCGGCCGTGCTG attTCAGGGAAGTACTTTATACCAAAGCACTGGAGGACACCGTGTCTGACTCCTCCGCTGATACAG ggctgtgctccgAGGCCTGCCTGCTCCACCGTTCCCACTGTGACTCCCCGCCGCTGCTCCGGGCTGGCTCTGTGGGGAAGAACAAGCTGCCACCCTCCAAGAaggtgccacagcagctgtcAAAGACAGCCACCCGCTCCCTGGGGGACCTCAAGGGCTACCGGGGCACCCGTGGGCTGGTGGCCAGGTTCCTGCAGAGACCCAAGCGCAGCATGGAGGTGTCTGGGCACAGCTTCCATGGGCACAAACAG GTTCCCTGGAGTGCCTGGCCAGGTGCAGAGCGGCCCCACGAAGGGatccacctgcagagctgcggGGACCTGAGCTCCACCTCGTCCCTGCGGCGGCTCCTGTCCTCGCGCCGCCTGGAGCACGGCCGCCCGCGGAGCCTCAGCGGGGCCTGCAAGGAGAGCGCGCTCTGA
- the GBA1 gene encoding lysosomal acid glucosylceramidase translates to MGAVGALCWRLMPVLLAVHRAAGARPCSPKYFGRDAMVCVCNATYCDTLDPLVLPAAGYYVKYESSKAGKRLERSEGKFQHKLCAPDVVLRLDTTQRFQRVKGFGGSITDAAAINILSLPERAQDHLLRSYFSEEGLEYNLIRLPMASCDFSLHAYTYDDVPYDYELTHFALRDEDTKLKIPLLHRASAMSKRPLSLYASPWTSPTWLKTSESYVGKGTLKGQAGDKYHKTWANYFVRFLDEYAKHNVTFWAVTAENEPTAGLINNYPFQCLGFTAEQQRDFIARDLGPALANSSHRHVQLIILDDNRLHLPHWARVVLEDEQAARYVHGIGIHWYLDFIGPIQDTVLPTHELFPDYFILATEACIGAHFWERDVILGCWERGNQYSHSILTNLNHFVAGWTDWNLALDLEGGPNWVKNYVDSPIIVDSSEGIFYKQPMFYHMGHFSKFIPEGSQRVGLVASRESKKTALEYTAFLRPDGAVVVVVLNRSPQDITFGLADTVGLLAVVAPANSIQTYVWQRQ, encoded by the exons atGGGGGCAGTCGGTGCCCTGTGCTGGCGGCTGATGCCGGTGCTGCTGGCCGTGCACCGGGCCGCAG GCGCCcggccctgcagccccaagTACTTCGGCCGTGATGCCATGGTCTGTGTCTGCAATGCCACCTACTGTGACACGCTGGACCCCCTGGTCCTGCCAGCCGCCGGCTACTACGTCAAGTACGAGAGCAGCAAGGCCGGCAAGCGGCTGGAGCGGAGCGAGGGGAAATTCCAGCACAAACTCTGCGCCCCAG atgTTGTCCTCAGGCTGGACACGACGCAGCGCTTCCAGAGGGTGAAGGGTTTTGGTGGCTCCATCACCGACGCAGCCGCCATCAACATCTTATCCCTGCCGGAAAGAGCACAGGATCACCTGCTGCGCTCCTACTTCTCTGAGGAGG ggctggagtaCAACCTCATCCGGCTCCCCATGGCCAGCTGTGACTTCTCCCTCCATGCCTACACCTATGATGACGTCCCCTACGACTACGAGCTCACCCACTTCGCCCTGCGGGACGAGGACACCAAGCTGAAG atCCCCCTCCTTCACCGAGCCTCGGCCATGAGCAAGCGGCCACTGTCGCTGTACGCCAGCCCCTGGACCTCCCCCACCTGGCTGAAGACCAGCGAGTCCTACGTGGGGAAGGGGACACTgaaggggcaggcaggggacaAGTACCACAAGACCTGGGCCAACTACTTTGTACG GTTCCTGGATGAATACGCCAAGCACAATGTGACATTctgggcagtgacagcagagaACGAGCCCACGGCAGGGCTGATCAACAACtaccccttccagtgcctgggtttcacagctgagcagcagagggacTTCATTGCTCGGGACCTGGGCCCAGCACTGGCCAACAGCTCCCACCGCCACGTCCAGCTCATCATCCTGGATGACAACCGGCTCCACCTGCCACACTGGGCCAGAGTG GTCCTGGAGGATGAGCAGGCAGCTCGCTACGTCCATGGCATCGGCATCCACTGGTACCTGGACTTCATTGGCCCCATACAGGACACAGTGCTGCCCACTCATGAGCTCTTCCCTGACTACTTTATCCTGGCCACGGAGGCGTGCATCGGGGCCCATTTCTGGGAGCGGGATGTGATTCTGGGCTGCTGGGAGCGGGGCAACCAATACAGCCACAGCATCCTGACG AATCTGAACCACTTTGTGGCCGGCTGGACTGACTGGAATCTGGCCCTGGATCTGGAGGGGGGCCCTAACTGGGTCAAGAACTATGTGGACAGCCCCATCATCGTGGACAGCAGTGAAGGCATCTTCTACAAGCAGCCCATGTTCTACCACATGGGGCACTTCAG TAAATTCATCCCCGAGGGCTCCCAGCGTGTGGGGCTCGTTGCCTCCAGAGAGTCCAAGAAGACAGCGCTGGAGTACACGGCTTTCCTGCGCCCCGACGGGGCTGTGGTTGTGGTGGTTCTGAACCG